From a single Corynebacterium kroppenstedtii DSM 44385 genomic region:
- a CDS encoding acyl-CoA dehydrogenase yields MALNSDFDLYQLPEDYQGVREAIREIAEKSIAPHAADVDENERFPQEALDALVETGFNAVHIPEEYGGAGGDSVMACIVIEEVARVCGSSSLIPAVNKLGTMGLILKGSEELKQQVLPDIAGGKMASYALSERGAGSDAGSMKTRARKDGDSWVLNGSKCWITNGGKSTWYTVMAVTDPDKGANGISAFMVHADDEGFVVGPKEKKLGIKGSPTAELYFEDCRIPADRIIGDEGTGFKTALETLDHTRPTIGAQALGIAQGAFDQTVKYVKEREQFGRRIADFQNTQFMLADMKMKIDAARLMVYTAASNAERGHAEGGERLGMLAAGSKAFASDVAMQVTTDAVQLFGGYGYTRDFPVERMMRDAKITQIYEGTNQICRMVMGRQILK; encoded by the coding sequence ATGGCTCTGAACTCTGATTTTGATCTTTACCAGTTGCCGGAGGATTACCAAGGGGTGCGCGAAGCCATCCGGGAGATCGCGGAGAAAAGCATCGCCCCGCACGCCGCTGATGTCGACGAGAATGAGCGTTTTCCTCAGGAAGCCCTGGACGCGCTGGTAGAGACGGGTTTCAACGCTGTGCACATTCCAGAGGAGTACGGCGGAGCCGGCGGGGATTCGGTCATGGCGTGCATCGTCATTGAGGAAGTCGCGCGCGTGTGTGGTTCGTCCTCGTTGATCCCGGCCGTGAACAAGTTGGGGACGATGGGGCTCATTTTGAAGGGCTCAGAGGAGCTGAAACAGCAGGTGCTCCCGGATATCGCCGGCGGGAAGATGGCTTCGTACGCGTTGTCGGAACGAGGAGCAGGCTCCGACGCGGGATCGATGAAGACGCGTGCTCGCAAAGATGGCGACTCGTGGGTGCTCAATGGGTCGAAATGTTGGATCACTAACGGCGGCAAGTCCACCTGGTACACCGTGATGGCGGTCACCGACCCGGACAAAGGCGCTAACGGTATCTCCGCATTCATGGTCCACGCCGACGATGAAGGCTTCGTCGTCGGCCCCAAAGAGAAGAAGCTGGGGATCAAAGGGTCTCCGACGGCTGAGTTGTACTTCGAGGATTGCCGCATTCCCGCTGATCGCATTATTGGCGACGAGGGGACAGGCTTTAAGACTGCCCTAGAGACCCTGGATCACACGCGCCCGACGATTGGCGCGCAGGCTCTCGGCATCGCGCAGGGGGCGTTTGATCAAACTGTGAAGTACGTGAAAGAGCGCGAGCAGTTCGGCCGTCGGATTGCCGATTTCCAAAACACGCAATTCATGCTTGCTGACATGAAAATGAAGATCGACGCTGCTCGCCTCATGGTGTACACGGCAGCGTCGAATGCCGAGCGCGGTCACGCCGAGGGCGGCGAGCGCTTAGGTATGCTTGCCGCGGGGTCGAAAGCCTTCGCGTCAGACGTCGCTATGCAGGTGACGACGGACGCTGTGCAGTTGTTCGGTGGTTACGGATACACCCGCGATTTCCCGGTTGAACGCATGATGCGCGATGCCAAAATTACGCAGATCTACGAG
- a CDS encoding DUF4232 domain-containing protein: MNHSPKPQRHARSHGSARRCVLARRGAVFAALTVSACVLAACGSGTSSTNTGSESTVPSVSSQAQGIPSESSAAPSPSLSGSSTVGPSTKNGSEPNDAAAHNAAGAASTGRDDRCHTADIAASLKTESGAAGSSYLTITLTNQSDHSCTFYGYPGVSAVGGNDGHQIGKPADKDRNATASLVTVAPGEAATVTVKKAQAGNYSPKSCKPQQARGLRIYPPDEKAALFVDYPTDACSGDTVDMHVGPITKK, from the coding sequence ATGAACCACTCACCGAAGCCACAGCGACACGCACGCTCTCATGGATCGGCCCGGCGCTGCGTATTAGCCCGGCGCGGCGCCGTCTTCGCTGCACTTACGGTGAGCGCGTGTGTCCTCGCAGCATGTGGGAGCGGTACGTCCTCCACCAACACGGGATCAGAGTCGACGGTTCCTTCCGTGAGTTCACAGGCACAGGGCATCCCGTCAGAATCATCCGCCGCGCCGTCGCCGTCGCTGTCTGGTTCGTCGACAGTAGGGCCGTCGACGAAGAATGGTTCAGAACCTAACGACGCGGCAGCGCACAATGCGGCGGGTGCTGCGTCGACGGGGCGTGACGATCGGTGCCACACAGCGGATATCGCAGCGTCCCTGAAGACTGAGAGCGGAGCGGCCGGGTCCAGTTATCTCACGATCACGCTGACTAACCAGTCCGATCATTCTTGCACGTTTTATGGATATCCCGGTGTCAGTGCCGTCGGCGGGAACGATGGGCACCAGATTGGTAAGCCGGCTGATAAGGACCGCAATGCCACGGCGTCTCTGGTCACCGTTGCCCCTGGGGAGGCTGCCACTGTGACGGTCAAGAAAGCGCAGGCGGGGAATTACTCCCCGAAGTCGTGTAAGCCCCAACAGGCTCGTGGCCTGCGGATATATCCGCCTGACGAGAAGGCTGCTCTCTTTGTTGATTACCCCACCGACGCATGTTCGGGCGATACCGTGGACATGCATGTTGGGCCGATCACCAAGAAATAG